TTCCGAAATTGAAGATGGCGGTTTGATCTGCTCCACGTCAGGTTTTTTAAACTGAGTGGTCAAGATAAAGAACGTAAGAAGTAGGAACGCAACGTCACACATTGCGGTCATGTCCGTCACTACTCCATGTCTTTTTGGTTTGACTCTCGCCATTATTATAAAATATTTTTAATTAAACTTCTTTTAATTGCTAATGCAAATATCTTGCTAATTCTTAGTTGAATTCAGCGAAAGACTGTTGGATACTCATAGAGATCTCGTCGATCTTGTAAGTTAATCCATCAATTTTAGATGTAAAGAAGTTATAAAGGATAATAGCGATTGCAGAAGTACCAATACCTAATGCAGTGTTGATCAATGCTTCAGAGATACCAGTAGATAGAGCAGCAGCATCTGGAGTACCACCTCCTGAACCTAATGCGAAGAATGCCTTGATCATCCCGATTACCGTTCCTAGTAGTGCTACTAACGTTGCAACTGTACCTAAAGTAGAAAGGATCATCATGTTTTTCTCAAGCATTGGCATCTCAAGAGTAGTAGCTTCTTCGATAGCTTTGTTAAGCGCTACCATTTTCTGCTCTTTATTTAATGTGTTATCGTGAGAAAGTGCTTTGTAAGTAGTAAGACCTTCTTTTACTACGTTTCCTACAGAACCTTGTTGTCTGTCACACTCTTCGATAGCTTCGTCAATTTTGTTTTGGTTAAGTAAGCTTCTTACTTGTACTACGAAGTTGTCTAGGTTTCCTTTTCCAGCAGCTTTACCAAGAACGAAATATCTTTCAAAAGAGAAAACGATTACTGTAATCATGAAAGTAATCAAGATTGGTACAATGACACCTCCTTTGTAGATAATACCTAAGAACGATTCTGGATGAATGTCTTTTCCTTCAATGCTTGAAAAAGCTACAGAACCACTTCCTAGTTTATCTGCATCTTTAAAGTTTCCTGGGCTCCCAAGAACGAATAAATAAATACATACTCCTATAGCAAATAGAATAGGAATAATAACAGCTGGATTTAAACCTCCTGCCTTTCTAGCAACTACTTG
This genomic interval from Chryseobacterium joostei contains the following:
- a CDS encoding MotA/TolQ/ExbB proton channel family protein; this encodes MEMNVSKNDEQVVARKAGGLNPAVIIPILFAIGVCIYLFVLGSPGNFKDADKLGSGSVAFSSIEGKDIHPESFLGIIYKGGVIVPILITFMITVIVFSFERYFVLGKAAGKGNLDNFVVQVRSLLNQNKIDEAIEECDRQQGSVGNVVKEGLTTYKALSHDNTLNKEQKMVALNKAIEEATTLEMPMLEKNMMILSTLGTVATLVALLGTVIGMIKAFFALGSGGGTPDAAALSTGISEALINTALGIGTSAIAIILYNFFTSKIDGLTYKIDEISMSIQQSFAEFN